A stretch of DNA from Strigops habroptila isolate Jane chromosome 1, bStrHab1.2.pri, whole genome shotgun sequence:
GGGCTGACAGtgtaggaggaggaggagcccACGGAGGATGAGCGCGAGCGGAAGCCACTCATGTTGCCTGAGAGCATGTCCGCGAACTCGGTGATAGAGAGCGTGCCTGCACGGTACTGGTCCAGTGCTGACTGGTCAATCAGGCCCTTGCCGATGGCGTCGTCGATGTCATACTGGCGCCCTGAGCGCCGGTCGATGATCATGGACTTCACCACGCCATcggaggaggaggtggtgatCTCCTCCCACTCACACTCCTGCTCCGACAGTTCCAGGTAGGTCTGGTGGTCGATGAGGCCCTTGCGATAGGCCTCATACACGGACATCTCCTTGCCTGTCTCTGGGTCAACGATGACCACCCTGCGCTTGCGGACGGAGGACTTGGAGGACGTCTTCCTCTCCCGCTTCTTCTCCTTCaggggcaggaggcagaggcCGGTTTCCGGGTCAGTGATGCACCGCTCCATGAGCTGCAGGTAGGTGAGGTTCTCCTCTGTGTTGGGGTCGAAGAAGCCCTTGGTGTCATCGCTGGGGTCCAGCAGGATCTCATTCATCTCCTCGTCGAAGAGGCCCCTCTTGTAGGCGATCTCCACAGGCAGGCGGTGGCTCTCCTCAGGGTCGATGATGCCGCCGGTGGCGATCTGGGCCTCCAGCAGGCGGATCCCGTGGTCCTTCAGGATCAGCCCCTTCTTCATGGCCTGGAAAAGGGAGATGAGCTTCCCAGAGTAGGGGTCCCGGTAGCCGGTGACGGCcctttcagcagaaagcagcttgtCCTTGAATTCGGGGCCCACAATGCCCATGCGAACGGCCTCCTCCACAGTCAGCTTCAGGCCCTTGATGGGGTCGATGACGTAGCCCGTGGCTGCCTGTGCCTCCAGGAGCTCAAACGCGGTGCCAGGCCGGATGATGCCCTTCTTCATGGCCTGGTACACAGAGAGCCGCTCCTTGGTGGAGTCCACGAAGACGCCGGCAATGCAGCTGGTGCCCTCCAGGAACTTCTTCAGGTTCTTGGAGACCTCCTCGATAGAGGTGAGTCCTTCCTGCAGGCGCTGCGCAGTGGCCTCGTCCATCACCTGCGAGCGGACCAGCTCCTCCACTGTGATCTGCTTGCGCAGGCCACGGAAGGTGAGCTTCCGCGCATCGCagagtggcagcagcagcagcccgcTGCCCTCATCCTGGCGGCACCGCTTCAGCAGCTGTGTGTAGCTCAGCTTCTCCTCCGTGGATGGGTCCACGTAGCTTCGCACCTCACTGGGCTCAGACAGCATGTCGTACGTGTCCTTGTTGATGAAGCCCCGCTGGTAAGCCACCTCCAAGGGCAGGTGGAAGCCCAAGTGTGGGTCGATGATGCCACCAGTGGCGATCTGGGCGTCCAGGAGCTTGAGGGCCTCTTCGCTGGGAATGAGGTCCTTCTTCATGGCCTGGAAGATGGAGATCTTCTGCTCGCTGTAGGGGTCTCTGTACCCAGTCACGGCCCTCTCGGCGGACAGGAGCCGGTCGTGGATCTCAGGCCCCACTACACCTTTCCTGACGGCCTCATCAACGGTCAGCATCTCGTTCTTCATGGGGTCGATCATGAAGCCGGTGGCAGCCTGGGCCTCCAGGAGGGAACGGGCCACTTCCGAGCTGATCAGCCCCTTCTTCAGTGCCTGGTAGATGCTGAGCTTCTGCTTGGAGGAGGGGATGTAGATACCAGCCACACAGCCCGACCCATAGAGGTACTTCCAGATGGTCTCCACCTCCAGGAGCTCCCGGAAGGTCTTGgagccctgcttgagcaggttGTAGATGTCTTGGGAAATGATCTTGGCCTCGTAGAGTTCCTCAGCCGTGATGCGGCGCCGGACGTAGTCATAGGACGTGAGATTCTGCTGCCGGATGATCTCAGTCTTCTCGATGATCTcaatgatgatgatgatcatGCGCTCCTTGGACACACGGCCTGACTTGAACTCCTCCATGAGCTGCTTCCGCTGCTCCTCGGGCAGCAGGTCTGAGTGCATGATCTCCCACAGCGACATGGAGGAGCCCGCCCTGCTGCCCACCGGGATGTCCACCTGCGTCTCCTCAAACACCTTCCGCGTCTCTGCCTCGGTGTAGACCTGTGTGGTCTCTACCACTGTCGGCTTCTCAGGCTCCCGCAGTGGCAGCAGGTACAGGCCAGTCTCAGGATCCTCAATGCACCTCTCCTTCAGCTGTGTGTAGGTGAGGTTCTCCTGCGTGTTGGGGTCGAAGAAGCCCCTGGTGTCATCAGTGGGGTGGGAGAGGGTTCGGTTCATCTCCTCATCGAAGTACCCACGCTTGTAGGCCACCTCCAGGGGCAGGCGGTGGCTGTGCACGGGGTCAATGATGCCGCCGGTGGCGATCTGGGCCTCGAGCAGGCGGATGCCGTGCTCCTTGACAATGAGCCCCTTCTGCATGGCCTGGAAGAGGGAGATGGTATTGCCCGAGTAGGGGTCCTTGTAGCCGGTGACGGCCTTCTCGGCAGACAGCAGCTTCTCGTGCAGCTCGGGCCCCACCACACCAGCCTTGACAGCCTCATTGACATAGAGCTTACGGTTCTTCACAGCGTCAATCAGGAACCCGGTGGCTGCCTGGGCCTCCAGGAGgaccacagcagtgctgggctgcagcaggttCCGCTTCATGGCCTCGTAGATGTTGAGTTTCTCCTTGGTTGCCTCCACATAGACACCGGCAATGCAGTCGCTGCCATACAGGAATCTCCGCACTGCCTCTGTATCGGAGAAGTCCTTCACTGACTTCTTGCCTTCCTTCAGCTGCTCATACTGAGCTTTGGTGATGATGCGGGACTCCACCAGCTCGCTGGCCGGAACAGGAGCCCGGAGCCCACTGAACGTcagcttctcctgcttcttGGTCTCTGCCTCCTCGATGATAGTGATGACAATCTTGATGATCTTCTCGATGGTCACCTTGCCGGTCTTGTACTGCCGGAGGAGCTCCCGCCTGTGCTCCTCCGTGAAGTACTCAGAGTGGATCAGCTCCCAGATGGTCATGGTCTGGCCCTTCATGCTGCCCACTGGGACCTCCACAGTCGTCTTGTCGAAGCACTCCTTTGCCTGGCTGTCAGTGTAGACCTCCTCCTGCTGCGCCTGGATGGCTTGGTCAGACAGAGGCAGCAGGCAGAAGCCGGTCTGCTTGTCACGGCGGCAGGTCTTCTGCAGCTGGGCGTAGGTGAGGTGTTCCTGGGTGTTGGGGCAGTAAAAAGCCTTGGCGTCATCACGGAACTCGGCCATCGCCTCGTTCATCTCCGGGTCGAAGTAGCCACGTTTGTAGGCAACGTCAAGTGGGAGCCGGTGGCTGTGGATGGGGTCGATGATGCCGCCAGTGGTGAGCTGGACATCCAGCAGACGCACCCCAGTGTCGCTGGGGATGAGGCCCTTCTTCAGCGCCTGGAACAGGGAAACCGTCTGCCCTGTGTAGGGGTCCTTGTAGCCAGTCACTGCCttctctgctgacagcagcttCTCGTGCAGCTCTGGACCCACCACCTCAGCCTTCACAGCCTCATCCACAGAGAAGAGTGTGTTCCTCACGGGGTCGATGATGTAGCCGGTGGCAGCCTGGGCCTCCAGCAGAGACAGGGCGACCTCTGGCTTCAGCAGGTTCCTCTTCAGGGCGTCGTAGAAGGTGAACTTCTGGCCAGTCGACTCCACCAGGATGCCAGCAATGGCGTCGGTGCCCTTCAGGTACTGCCGCACGGACTCCATCTCCGCCACGTCCTTCACCGACTTCttgccctggtgcagctggtTGTAGAGGTCTTTGTTGATGATTttgctctccagcagctccgcAGCGGGCACGGGGGCCCGCAGGCCCTCAAAGCACATCTGGCTCTTTTTCTCGCTTTCCTCCACAACCGTGATGATGATCTTGATAATCTTCTCCACTGTGATCTTGCCGGTCCGGTACTGCTGGATCAGGTCCCGCCTTTGGTCCTCGGTGAAGTATTCAGAGTTGATGATCTCCCAGATGGTCACTGTCTTCCCCTGGAACTTGCCAAACGGCGCCGTCACCGTGGCCTTCTTGAAGACGTCTTTGGCTTCTTTGTCGGTGTAGACCAGCTCCCTGGCTTTGGCTGCCTGGTCGGTGAGGGGCAGGAGGCTCAGCCCCGTGTCTGGGTCAGTCACACACCGCTCCAGGAGCTGTATGTAGGTGAGGTTCTCCTGTGTGTTGGGGTCGAAGAAGCCCTTGGTGTCATCGGTGGGGTCGGAGAGGGTTCGGTTCATCTCCTCGTCAAAGTACCCACGCTTGTAGGCAGCTTCCACGGGCAGACGGTGGCTGTGCACGGGGTCGATGATGCCGCCGGTGGCGATCTGGGCCTCAAGCAGGCGGATGCCGTGCTCCTTGACGATGAGCCCCTTTTGCATGGCCTGGAAGAGGGAGATGCGGTCGCCGGTGTAGGGGTCCTTGTAGCCGGTGACCGCCCGCTCCGCTGCCAGCATCTTGTTGTGCAGCTCAGGCCCGATGACACCCTCACGCACAGCCTCACTCACAGAGAGCCGTGCATTCCGCACTGGGTCGATGATGAAGCCGGAGGCAGCCtgagcctccagcagcaccagcgcTGTGCCCGGgctcagcagcttctgcttcatGGCCTCGTAGATGCTCATCTTCTCGTTGGTGGGTTTGATCAACAACCCGGCCACGCTGCTCTGGCCCTGCAGGTACCTCCTGACCTCGTTCCTCTGTGCGAGCTCACCAACGCTCACAGTGCCCTTCAccagctgctccaggctctCCTGGCTCAGGACACCAGCATCCACCAGCTTGCCTGCGGGCACCTTCTGCCGGATGCCATCGAAGGCAAACTCAGGCTCACCATTGTGCGCGAGGCCATCCAATGCGTCCCTGTCATTGGGCATGGCTTGGACATGCGGCTGCACCGCAGCCACCATGGCCTCCCTGGGCAGGTCGTCTGTCTGGATCATGATCTCACGGGTCTGCGCCAGTGCCGCCTTGTACTCCTCCTGCAtctgctccagcctctccctCAGCTTCTGGTTCTCCTCTTCCAGaagcttctcctgctgctgccgctgctgctccagctgctgcagctcctcctgcttgTGCCGGAcgttctcctctgcttccttctgatGCCTCTTGGCCTCATCCAGCATGGCTTtcaactgctgcttctcctgctccatCTCCTTTTGCTGCCGCTCCTGCTCCGCCTTCAGGTTCTGGGCTTTGTCCACCTCATCTTTAAAGAGCTTCTCCAGCTTCGATTTCTCCTCCTCGATGAacttctccttctgcagcagcgCATCCTTCTCCGTCAgaaagctctgctgcaggagctgcgtCTCCTGCCGGAGCTGCGCCTGCTGGGCCACCTGCATCTGGGGTGGGAGAGAGGACAGCACGGTCAAACGGTGCCATGCAGCGCCaggggggatggggagggagacATGCACCATGGCGGCACGGGGTAGGGCTGCAGTGTCACTCAGCCACATGGGCTCCAGTGCAGGGGTTAGGAGTGAATGGGAGCAGAGCAAGGTTAGGGAGCTGCAGCAAACAACACGGGGTGGGACAAGCAGGGATGAGACACAAGggttcagctctgggaccccaacacaagagggacacaGAACTATTggaacgagtccagaggaggaggccacggagatgctacaagggctggagcagctctgctctggagccaggctgagagagctgggctggggcagcctggagaagagaaagctccttaaggggagaccttagagcagctccagtgcctaaaggggctccaggaaacctggagaggggctttggacaagggatgcagggatgggatgaggaggaacgGCTCCaactggaagaaggaagagttgggatcttgggaagaagttcttcaccaTGAGAGTGGTGGGACACTCTGAAAggttgaagggagaagctgtggctgccccatccctggcagtgttcaaggccaagttggacacaggggcttggagcaacctgctctagtggaagacgtccctgcccgtggcagagggctggaactggaggagctttaaggtcccttccaaccattcCATGACTTTGGATACTGCTGTGTCAGGTACCAAGGTGGGAGCTGGGCATAGAGAGGATCAAGGGAGGACAGGCCACCAGAAAAGTGCTAGGGTCACCCCACcgcagcaggagctgcagcagcaggagagggcaGAGGGCAACGGGAGGTCTTGCCCTGACACCCAGGGCGGGGTTTGCATTGCTGCACCAATGGTGGTTCCACACATGCCCCTGACCCACAGCGTGGGGGTCCTGTCCCCCAGCAGCCCAGAGGCTGGGGGATGGACACGGGCTGGAGGCTCGGGCAGTGCAGCAGCTCCGTGCCTGTGCCCATGCCGCAGGGGCTGCAGCGACGGTGGCCGGGACCCGGTGCCGcgtggctggggaaggggaagaggtcCCTGCATGCCACCACCGCTAAGGGGACCCGGTCACCCAGTACCTCCTCCgccttctgctgcagcaatgCCGCCTCctgcttcagcttctccttctcccactCCAGGTCGGCGATGGCCTGGCGCAGCTTCTCTGCGTCCTGGTCACTCTGGTGCCGCTGGATCTCCAGGGTGTGCACCAGCGTCATCTTCTCCTGCGTGGCCAGCTCGGTCTGGTGCAGCCGCTCACTGATCTCCTCCGCCTGCTTCTTGAACCTCTTGGCCTCCTCCTCGGCCTTGGCCTGGGCCATGCTCATCTCCGTCACATGCAGCTTGAGGCGCTCGGCCTCGGCCGTTATCTCTAGCTGCCGCCGGCGCTCAGCCTCCAGCGTCTTCTGGAAGCCCTCGGTCTCCTCTGCCAGGCGCTGCTGCATCTGCTCCTTGTCCTCCTGCAGCCGCTTGGCATGTTCCTGCGCCAGgtccttctgcttctgcagcatctcagcCTCGGCCTTGAGCCGCGTGGCCTCCTGCACCGCCTGCATCTTCTCCTTCAACATCTTCTCGGCCAGCGCCCGCTGCTGTGCCAGGTCATCCTCGGCAAGCTGCCGCATGCGTGCAGCCTCCTGGGCCTCCACGCTGAGCCGCGCCACCTCCTCAGCCACCTGCTTCATCTTCTCGGCCTCCTCCGCCAGCAGCTTCTGCGTGTTGTCCTTGTCCTTGAGGATCAGCGCCTTGTTCTCCTCCTCAATGCGGCTCTTCAGCCTCgccagctcctccagctgaACCCGCACCCTGAAGAGCTCCTCCTCGACCTGCGCCTTCTGCCGCACGGCGTCGCTCGCCTCCTCCTTCAGCCGCTGCAGCTCCTCATCCAGGATGTTCTTCTGGTGGTCCGTCTCCTCCAGCCGCAGCTTCACCTTGGTGAGCTCCTGCTCCACCTGTGCCTTCTGTCGCAGCGTCTGCTCCGCAAACTTCTTGTGCTTCTCCATCTCGGCGTCGGCCAACTGCTTCTGCCGCAGTGCCGCCTGCTCGGCCtgcgcccgccgcgccgcctccAGCTCCGCCTCCTTGCGCAGCGCCTCGGCTGCCGCCTGTGCCCGCGCCGTggcagctgcctcctcctctgcgCGCTGCTTCAGCCGCTCGGCCTCCTCCACGCGCCGCCGCGACAGCCCCGCGTCCTGCTCGGCCTGGCCCCGCGCCAGCTCAGCCTCCTCGGCCACTCGCCGTGCGCGCTCGGCCTCTTCGCGCAGCCGCTCCACCAgactctgctcctgctgccgcgcctgctgcagctcctgctcctgctgctgcatggcGGCCAGCCGCGCCTTCTCCTCTGCCGCGATGCGCTTCTGTGCTGCCTCCCGCGCCAGCTGCACCTGCCGCTCCGACTCCTTCTCCGCCAGCTCCTTCTGCCGCCGCGCATCCTCCACCATGGCCCGGAGCCGCTCCACCTCCTCCAGTGCCAGGCGCCGCTGCCGCGCCGCATCCTCCTCGGCCGCCAGGATGTCCTGCAGTTTCTCCTCGGCCTCGCGCCGCCGGCCCTCCTCCTGCAGTGCCAGCGCCCGCTGCCGCTCAGCCTCGCGCTCCGCCTGCTCGCGGCTGCGCTGCACCTCCTCGGCCTCGCTGCGGATGCGGCTCAGCTCCCGCTCCAGCTCACTCTTGCCCGCCGAGGCCCGCTCGAAGCTGGCCTTGAGCACACGGATCTCCTCCTCCACCTGCCGCCGCTGCCGCAGCGTGTCCTCCACCAGCCCCTTCTGCCGCTCCAGCTCGCTCTCGGAGCTGCGCTTCAGCTGTGCGATCTTCTCCTCGATGtcctgcttgtgctgggccgcctgctcctccagcagccgCCGCTGGTATGCCTCGTCCTCCGCCAGCCGCCGCAGCCGCTCGttctctgcctccttctccttcagcgCAATCTCCGCCTCCGCCTTCAGCCGCGATGCCTCGTTGATGGCCGTCAGCTTCTCCTTCAGGATGCGCTCGGCCTCAGCGCGCTGCCGCCCGGCCTCGTCCTCTGCCAGCTGCCGCTGCCGCTTGGCCTCCTCAGAGAGGGCGCGCAGCCGCGCTGCCTCCTCCGCCAGCTCCCGCAGCTTGCTGGCCTCAGCCTCCAGCCGCTGCTTCGACTTCTCGCTGCTGGAGCGCGACTCCTCCTCCGCCCGGgccttgctctgcagcagcacctccatCTCAGCCCGCAGCTTCGCCAGCTCATCCTCAACCTCCTTCCGCTTCTGGATGGCCTCGCTCACCTCCTCCTTCAGCCGGGactgctcctcctccagcagcagccgTTGCTGCTCCCCGTTGTCCATCTCTGCCTTCAGCCGGATCAGCTCCTGCTCCGCCGCCAGCTTCTGCTGTGCCGTGCCCTCCGCCAGCTCTcgctgcttctccagctcctcctcagcTGCCTCCTTCTGCCGCAGAGCCGCCTGCTCCGCCTTAGCGCGCTTGCGGGCCTCGCGCTCCGCatcctccttctgcttctctgcctcctcctgcgCCAGCGTCTTCTGGTGCGCCACCTCCTCCGCCTGCAGCCGCAGCCGCAGCGCCTCGTTGGCCTTCTGCCGCCAGcgctccagctccttctccgCCTCCTCCCGCGACTGCTCGGCCTcgcgctgctgctgcttcaggcGCTCggcctcctcctgcagctgcgCCACTGCCACGTGCTCGCGCTGCAGCGACAGCTCCAGCTGCGCCGTCTGCTCGGCCAGGGAGCGGCGCCGGCTCTGCAGCTCGGCCTCGGCGCTGCGCTGCGCCGCCTCCTGTGCCACCTGGATCTGACGCTGCTTTTCGGCCTCCGCCTGCCGCAGGCGCCGCTCAGCCTCCTCCGCCTGCAGCCGCAGGCCCTCCAGTGCCGCCACCGCCTCCTGCTTCTCACGCGCCGCATCGCGCTCGGCCCGCACCTTGCGCGCCAGCTCCTCCTCAGCCTCGCGCTTCTTCTGGCTCTCATCCTTCACCTGCCGGCGCAGGCGCTCGGCCTCATCCTGCGCCTGCCGCTTCTGCCGCTCTGCCTCCTCAGCACGCGCCCGCAGCTCGCACAGCTCGGCCTCGGCGCCCAGGCGCTGCCGCTCCGTGCTCTCCAGCTGCCGCCGGATCACCCGGAtctcctcctccaccttctTGCGGCTGGACTCGGCCTCCTCAATTAGCTTCACCTTGGCCTCGATCTGGTGGTCCGAGTTCTGccgcagctgcagcagctcctgctggatgttctgcttctgctgctctgcgTCCACGGCCACGACCTCGCGCCG
This window harbors:
- the PLEC gene encoding plectin isoform X3: MEDTGSLFPSLVAAGHAASLALVWYWRRRRDGTGDSDERDRVQKKTFTKWVNKHLIKAQRHVNDLYEDLRDGHNLISLLEVLSGDTLPRERDVVRSLRLPREKGRMRFHKLQNVQIALNYLKHRQVKLVNIRNDDIADGNPKLTLGLIWTIILHFQISDIQVSGQSEDMTAKEKLLLWSQRMVEGYQGLRCENFTASWRDGRLFNAIIHRHKPMLIDMSRVYRQSNLENLEQAFTVAERDLGVTRLLDPEDVDVPQPDEKSIITYVSSLYDAMPRVPEAQDGVKANELQLRWQEYYEVVTLLLQWMRQHTISFEERRVPASYEEIELLWRQFLKFKETELPAKEADKNRSKAIFQAMEGAVQSGQLKVPPGYHPLDVEKEWGALHVAVLEREKLLRAEFERLERLQRVVTKLQMESGLCEEQLNQADALLQAELRLLEAGKGPQKAAEVERDLDKADGMIRLLFTDVQSLKDGRHPQGEQMYRRVYRLHERLVSIRTEYNLRLKSGVPVSVAVAPVAVAAPVAAAPSEAALRYVQELRGWVQDNQRRVAGAGWGMDLPSLESLLSAHRGLHRDIHDFGAKVQRARDDEAQLPPSSRGAYRESLGKLEQEYGELLESSSQRLRHLEALLGFVGAATAELLWLSQREDEEVTFDWSDRGPALPAKQEAYSGLMRELELRERRVQELQSCGEQLLREQHPARDTIESFLAALRTQWSWMLQLCCCVETHLKENGAYFQFFAEVREAERLLRELRDLMGRKLRSDRGLSAARLEDLLQHANELREQLQEVGAQLPALSRRASTIVQLKPRSPGAAVQGRPRLQAVCDYRQLQITVHKQDTCTLLSNAQPHKWKVLSGSGEAEVPSVCFILPPPNPEALDAVRRLEAEHQEILELWHQLHQDLRSLRAWQCLTRDMRQIQAWSQLTFRTLPPEECRQALQSLETHYQEFLRESRDSRSFAPEERQQLQREYEACARHHDRLRRGHEKGEQDESLCQSFLSRLKELSLQLQRCESSTIHCLRLPLDKNPQAECARRITEQQQIHVELEGIRKSLDSVGEEAQEVLAQAEPPGSAPVLRSELEVMLQKMEQVYSLSSIYLEKLKTINLVIHSTQGAEELLKKYEDQLKDVQTVPADLQELEATQAELKRLRAQAEGHQPLFSTLETDLGKAKDVNERMVRGHSERDVDLERFRERVQQLLERWRGVLAQADLRHRDLEQLGRQLRSYRESCAALRHWLQEARRRQEEIQAVPIAGSASVRQQLLQEQELLEECDRNKEKVEECQRHAKQYIDAIKDYELQLVSFKAQVEPMASPAKKPKVQSASDSIIQEYVDLRTQYSELTTLTSQYIKFITDTLRRLEDEEKAAEKLKEEERKRLAEVEAQLEKQRQLAEAHAKAKAQAEAEARELQLRMQEEVARREVVAVDAEQQKQNIQQELLQLRQNSDHQIEAKVKLIEEAESSRKKVEEEIRVIRRQLESTERQRLGAEAELCELRARAEEAERQKRQAQDEAERLRRQVKDESQKKREAEEELARKVRAERDAAREKQEAVAALEGLRLQAEEAERRLRQAEAEKQRQIQVAQEAAQRSAEAELQSRRRSLAEQTAQLELSLQREHVAVAQLQEEAERLKQQQREAEQSREEAEKELERWRQKANEALRLRLQAEEVAHQKTLAQEEAEKQKEDAEREARKRAKAEQAALRQKEAAEEELEKQRELAEGTAQQKLAAEQELIRLKAEMDNGEQQRLLLEEEQSRLKEEVSEAIQKRKEVEDELAKLRAEMEVLLQSKARAEEESRSSSEKSKQRLEAEASKLRELAEEAARLRALSEEAKRQRQLAEDEAGRQRAEAERILKEKLTAINEASRLKAEAEIALKEKEAENERLRRLAEDEAYQRRLLEEQAAQHKQDIEEKIAQLKRSSESELERQKGLVEDTLRQRRQVEEEIRVLKASFERASAGKSELERELSRIRSEAEEVQRSREQAEREAERQRALALQEEGRRREAEEKLQDILAAEEDAARQRRLALEEVERLRAMVEDARRQKELAEKESERQVQLAREAAQKRIAAEEKARLAAMQQQEQELQQARQQEQSLVERLREEAERARRVAEEAELARGQAEQDAGLSRRRVEEAERLKQRAEEEAAATARAQAAAEALRKEAELEAARRAQAEQAALRQKQLADAEMEKHKKFAEQTLRQKAQVEQELTKVKLRLEETDHQKNILDEELQRLKEEASDAVRQKAQVEEELFRVRVQLEELARLKSRIEEENKALILKDKDNTQKLLAEEAEKMKQVAEEVARLSVEAQEAARMRQLAEDDLAQQRALAEKMLKEKMQAVQEATRLKAEAEMLQKQKDLAQEHAKRLQEDKEQMQQRLAEETEGFQKTLEAERRRQLEITAEAERLKLHVTEMSMAQAKAEEEAKRFKKQAEEISERLHQTELATQEKMTLVHTLEIQRHQSDQDAEKLRQAIADLEWEKEKLKQEAALLQQKAEEMQVAQQAQLRQETQLLQQSFLTEKDALLQKEKFIEEEKSKLEKLFKDEVDKAQNLKAEQERQQKEMEQEKQQLKAMLDEAKRHQKEAEENVRHKQEELQQLEQQRQQQEKLLEEENQKLRERLEQMQEEYKAALAQTREIMIQTDDLPREAMVAAVQPHVQAMPNDRDALDGLAHNGEPEFAFDGIRQKVPAGKLVDAGVLSQESLEQLVKGTVSVGELAQRNEVRRYLQGQSSVAGLLIKPTNEKMSIYEAMKQKLLSPGTALVLLEAQAASGFIIDPVRNARLSVSEAVREGVIGPELHNKMLAAERAVTGYKDPYTGDRISLFQAMQKGLIVKEHGIRLLEAQIATGGIIDPVHSHRLPVEAAYKRGYFDEEMNRTLSDPTDDTKGFFDPNTQENLTYIQLLERCVTDPDTGLSLLPLTDQAAKARELVYTDKEAKDVFKKATVTAPFGKFQGKTVTIWEIINSEYFTEDQRRDLIQQYRTGKITVEKIIKIIITVVEESEKKSQMCFEGLRAPVPAAELLESKIINKDLYNQLHQGKKSVKDVAEMESVRQYLKGTDAIAGILVESTGQKFTFYDALKRNLLKPEVALSLLEAQAATGYIIDPVRNTLFSVDEAVKAEVVGPELHEKLLSAEKAVTGYKDPYTGQTVSLFQALKKGLIPSDTGVRLLDVQLTTGGIIDPIHSHRLPLDVAYKRGYFDPEMNEAMAEFRDDAKAFYCPNTQEHLTYAQLQKTCRRDKQTGFCLLPLSDQAIQAQQEEVYTDSQAKECFDKTTVEVPVGSMKGQTMTIWELIHSEYFTEEHRRELLRQYKTGKVTIEKIIKIVITIIEEAETKKQEKLTFSGLRAPVPASELVESRIITKAQYEQLKEGKKSVKDFSDTEAVRRFLYGSDCIAGVYVEATKEKLNIYEAMKRNLLQPSTAVVLLEAQAATGFLIDAVKNRKLYVNEAVKAGVVGPELHEKLLSAEKAVTGYKDPYSGNTISLFQAMQKGLIVKEHGIRLLEAQIATGGIIDPVHSHRLPLEVAYKRGYFDEEMNRTLSHPTDDTRGFFDPNTQENLTYTQLKERCIEDPETGLYLLPLREPEKPTVVETTQVYTEAETRKVFEETQVDIPVGSRAGSSMSLWEIMHSDLLPEEQRKQLMEEFKSGRVSKERMIIIIIEIIEKTEIIRQQNLTSYDYVRRRITAEELYEAKIISQDIYNLLKQGSKTFRELLEVETIWKYLYGSGCVAGIYIPSSKQKLSIYQALKKGLISSEVARSLLEAQAATGFMIDPMKNEMLTVDEAVRKGVVGPEIHDRLLSAERAVTGYRDPYSEQKISIFQAMKKDLIPSEEALKLLDAQIATGGIIDPHLGFHLPLEVAYQRGFINKDTYDMLSEPSEVRSYVDPSTEEKLSYTQLLKRCRQDEGSGLLLLPLCDARKLTFRGLRKQITVEELVRSQVMDEATAQRLQEGLTSIEEVSKNLKKFLEGTSCIAGVFVDSTKERLSVYQAMKKGIIRPGTAFELLEAQAATGYVIDPIKGLKLTVEEAVRMGIVGPEFKDKLLSAERAVTGYRDPYSGKLISLFQAMKKGLILKDHGIRLLEAQIATGGIIDPEESHRLPVEIAYKRGLFDEEMNEILLDPSDDTKGFFDPNTEENLTYLQLMERCITDPETGLCLLPLKEKKRERKTSSKSSVRKRRVVIVDPETGKEMSVYEAYRKGLIDHQTYLELSEQECEWEEITTSSSDGVVKSMIIDRRSGRQYDIDDAIGKGLIDQSALDQYRAGTLSITEFADMLSGNMSGFRSRSSSVGSSSSYTVSPAPVRTQISMWSDPTEETGPVAGILDTDTLEKVSITEAMRRNLVDNITGQRLLEAQACTGGIIDPTTGDKCTVADAVTKGLVDKIMVDRINLAQKAFYGFEDPRTKTKMSAAQALKKGWLYYEAGQRFLEVQYLTGGLIEPDVEGRVALDEALQKGTIDARTAQKLRDVNTYSKYLTCPKTKLKISYKDAMDRSMVEDGTGLRLLEASSQSSKGYYSPYNVSSAGSTSGSRSGSRTGSRSGSRRGSFDATGSGFSMTFSSSSYSSSSFGRRYTMGPVEAAAASALVWSCGWEASAERAGMHQLPLRMA